Within the Chitinispirillales bacterium genome, the region AGAAAGGGTTTCGAGAACTAATAAATTATCAAAAATGGTGTGTAAAATTTCGTTATTTAACACGTCCGTCAATCAGAGATATAAAAAAGTGTAAAGAAACTTATCCGGAAGTAAATAATAAAAATTTTTCATCAATGTTGGATTTTAGAAAAACAATGATTTCATTGTTATTGTTTTTTAGATTGGATTTTTTGGTAATGTTTTTTTCTAAAATTTGGTATAGGTAAAAGCTAAACATGATAACTTCTTTAATATTTTATTTTGGAATATTCATTACATCTGTTGGGAGTGCTTATGTATATGCCAAATCTAAAAATGCTAATAAGTACATAATATTCTTAATAATATCGTTTATATCAGCGTATATACCTGCCGCATTGCGATATGATGTAGGAGTTGACAATTTGGAGTATTTAAGATTATTCTACATGCTTAATGAAATTCCTGCCCCTGAAATTAAATTCCCAGATATTTTATTTAGCGAATATTTATACGTTTCTTTAAATAAAGTGATTTATTTTTTTGGGTTAGATGCTCAATGGTTTATTATAATAATGGCGTTCTTAACATATTTTATAATTTTTATTTCTTTTCCAAAAAGGTATTTACATATATTAGTCTTAATTCTTATGACGAATTTGTATTTTTTCTCGTTTAACGCTGTTAGGCAGGCACTGTCAATTGCTATTGTATTATATGCCGTTGCTTTATTTTTAGAAAAAAAATATATTAAAACCTATATTTTGCTCTTAATTGCGATTGGCTTCCACAAATCCTTTTTATTTTTTTTGCCGATATTTTTTTCTTTTCATTTTATAAAATTAAATAAACCAATTATGATTTTCATTACAATTGTTGGTTGCTTTTTAGCAAATTTTGTATTTAGGTTTAACTATATATTCAGTTTTCTGACAAATAGTGCTTGGGATACTAGTGCAAATGCTCTTTTTCTTGAAGAATATGGTATGACATTAGGAGTATTATTAAGAATTAGTTTAATAGTAATGCCTTTAATATATTGTGTTTTATTTAGCAGCAATAAAAGTGACAAACAGGATAAAACTCAAAATATACTGTTCTTATTGTTTCCGTTAATTTTAATCATGGAAATCTATGCTAAACAAATTTATCTTTTTGTACGTTTCTTGTCATCATTTGTTGCATTTTATCCGCTTTTTCTTATATATATTGTTGAAAACAAATGCAAATACAAAAAGTTATTTATATCATATATAGTAATTGGATATATATCCGTTTTCGGGATAAACATAGTTAAGAATCATAATGGAATAATTCCTTATCAGACTGTCTTAAGTAAATAAAAGGATAAATTTATGGCAGAATTAATATTTCTATATTTTGGAACAAAAGGAGCTTTCCCTGTTTATTCTTTTCAAATGGTTTCGGCTTTGGCTGAAAAAAAATGTAAAACGACTTGTTATATTTCCGAATATTGTGAAAATTTGCAAAATTGGCTGAGTTTGCAGGACAAATTTCCCGATTTTATAAAAGTGATAACAGTTAAAACATACAAGAATAAAATAGAATATTTAATAAACTCTCTGAATGTTTTTAATTTTATTAAGATCGCAAAAAAAATAGAAAAAGAAGAAGCGGAAAATATATACATTCCAGGAATTTCGTTGTGGACTCCGATAATTGTATTGTTTGTAAAAAACAAAAAAATTATAACAACAATTCACGATCCTGCAATGCACAAAGGTGAAAAAAATCTTGCGATACAGTTTTTATATGATTGTTTAATAAAAAAATCTGATAAGATAATAGTGTTGAGCAAAAAATTTATTGATGAAATTTCCGAAAACTACGGTATTGATAAAAAAAATATTTACCATATTCCACACGCAAATTTTAATTATTATAAAAAAAATACCGAATTGCAAGAAAAAATATATTATAAAATATTATTTTTTGGACGGATTATCGCATATAAAGGGTTGATTGTTCTATTAAAAGCAATGGAGATTGTGGTTGCAAGAAAACCTCAAATTAAATTAAGGATAGCGGGAAACGGTGAAATTACAAACGAGGAAAAAATACTGATAGAAAAGTTAAAAAATAATATTGAGTATCTGAATAAATGGATAAAAGACGAGGAATTTTCTGAATATTTTCAAGATATTGATGCCTCCGTTTTACCTTATGTTGAAGCAACACAGTCAGGTATTATTCCGCTATCTTATAGTTTTGGCAAACCTGTGATTGCTACAAATGTGGGCGCATTATCGGAACAAATATTTCCCGATACGGGAATTATCGTTGAGCCGAATGATGAAAAGTCTCTATCGGAAGCAATATTATCTATTTATTATGACGAAAAACATTTATTAAGAATGGGTAAAAAATCTTTTGAAACAGCAAACGAAATTTTATCTTGGGAACATTCTGCAGAATTATTGTTAAATATTTTATTGAATAACAAACAAGGAGCGATAAATTGAGCAAAAAAATAATTTTTTCTGCGAATAGTTTATGGTTTTTGTATAACTTTTATGGTGGATTGATAAAAGAATTTCAAAAACTCAACTACGAAATCATAGTAGTCGGCAAAAAAGATAAAACCGTTCCGTTTTTTAAAGATATGGGGGTTTTGGTAATAGAAATTCCATTTGCAAGCAAAAGTGGAAACCCGTTAAAAAATTTGAGTATTTTGTTTAGTTATATAAAGATCTTCAAAAAGACAAAACCGGTTTCCGTGTTGAATTTTACAATAAAAGCAAATGTTTATGGTGCAATTGCTGCAAGATTGTTTTCCATTCCATGTATAAATACACAGCCTGGTTTAGGGACTGTTTTTATGTATAATAATTTTGTTTCGTTTGTAGCAAAAATGATGTATAAATTTACACAAAATTACCCCAGAAAAATATTTGTCTTAAACAATGAAGATTATGATTTACTGGTAAATAGCAAATTAGTGCCAAAGGAAAAGACTGAAATTATTCGTGGTTCCGGAATTGACATAGAGAAATTTTCCCCTGTACAATGCAGGGATAAAACGGAAAAAGAGTTTCGGCTTTTGTATATAGGAAGAATATTGAAAGACAAAGGTATTTACGAGTTGATAGAGGCATTGCGAATGTTAAAAAAAGAAGAATTTAAAATTTCTTGTAAGTTCGTAGGTTTTGTTGATGCCGATAACGTTTCTGCGGTTTCTATTGGTGAAATAAGAAATTGGGAAAAAGAAGAGCTGATTAAATACGAAGGTTCTACAAACGATGTTCGTCCGTTTATATCTGATAGCGATGTTGTTGTTTTACCATCATTTTATCGTGAAGGTTTGCCGCAAAGTTTAATGGAAGCGTCGGCAATGGAAAAAATAATTATTGCGACAAATGTTCAAGGTTGTAAAGATGTTGTTTCTGACGGATATAATGGGTATCTCTGCGAAGCTAAAAACTCAAAGAGTTTGTGTGAAGCAATAAAAAAAGTGCTTATAATGCCACAAGAGAAGCGTATTGAAATGGGCAAAAACGGGCGAAAATATGTAAGTCAAAGATTTGAAAAATCAATAATCTACAAAAACTATTTAGATTTGGTGAAAACATTCTGAAAATGGATGGAGATGACTATATACATCTTTACACAAAACATCCTCTAATTGAACTATATGATAATGGCATATAATAGTTTGTGAAAAAAACAAGAGGAAGCATACATTGATAAAACAACTATTTAAAGAATATAATAAAAAACTATCTGTATTTTTTGCGATTTTGAAATATTCAAAACTACGTAAAATCGGGGATTTAACAATAATTTCCAACAATTGCATTGCTGGATTTTTATACCAAAAATATGGGTTAAAATATTGTTCCCCAACAATAGGATTACAATTTCCACAAAACGACTTTGTAAAATTTTGTTCAAACTTTAAACACTATCTTAATTGTGAACTTGAAGAAAGCATAGATCAAAAACAAGATATTTTTAAAGAGGACTTAGGAGGAGGAAAGGTTGATTTCCCGGTTGGAAAAATTGATGACATAATTATATACTTTCAACATTTTAAGGATTTTTCCGAAGCAAAGAATAAATGGGAAGCAAGAAAAAATAGAATTAATTACAATAAATTGTTTTTTGTATTTGTCGCATATGATAATACATCGGCAGATATTTTAAAAGAATTTGAACGGTTGCCCATTAAAAATAAAATAATAATAACAAATAAAGAACGCTCCACCCCCCCCCCCCCGCTAATTCTTCAGTATATTTTGCTTTAAACAACGGATCAAATCCCTGGTATAGCAAAATCGGCAATAAAGTTTTCAATAAAAAATACTACGAAAAATATAATTTTTATAAATGGTTTATAAAAAATGACGCTTAAATTTAGAGTTCTCCGTATTCTATTTCATAACTTCCTCATATTTTGTGTAAAATTGTATATAATTGTCTGGATGGAATTATTGAGAATAAATAAAGGATTCAAGATAAGTTAAGCGTTGTGCATATAATTCCTATTGTTTTCTTTCTTGCAAAACTTTATTTGTTAACAAAAATAAGTAGAAATAACAAAGAGATATTGTGGAGTTTGACTAATGGTGTTGCCATAAATGTTGCAAATGGAACATGTCTGATAATTGTTGAAGTGAGAGGATTTAGCGGAAAGATATACAAATGCTTGGCGAAGTTGAGAGTGTAAAAATGATAAAAATGGCTTACGATTCAAAATTAAGAAAAAATCTTTTGAACAAATAGTATTTTCTCTTCAAAACCGCAAACAAAAGGAAAGCCGATGGACGAAAAAAATAACTTCATTTACGATAAAGAACGCCATGGCAAAAATAATCCAAGACCATTAAAGAATTCTTAGCAACCGATATTTTCCACAAAGGCGTTGTCCAAAAATACATTGTAGAAAGATGAAAAGCAGCGAACTTCCGGAGGTTACAAAAAATATTTAACCATTTATGATAGAGGAGGACTTGTGATAAAAAAAACAAATAATCGTGAAATAATCATCTATAATACCGATGACGGCAAGACCTCGGTTAGTTTGATGACAAGAGACGGTAATGTATGGCTCAATCAAAATAATTTAGCTGAACTTTTTGACACCTCAAAGCAAAATATCAGTCTGCATATAATTAATATACTTAAAGAGAAAGAATTGGACATAAATTCAGTTGTCAAGGATTACTTGACAACTGCCGCCGACGGCAAAAATTATAACGTTACTTTTTACAGTCTAGATATGATACTTGCTATTGGGTTTAGAGTGCGAAGTAAACGCGGAACGCAATTTAGACAATGGGCAAATCGCAACCTGAAAGAGTATATGATAAAAGGTTTTGTGATGGATGATGAACGCTTTAAAAATCCTGATGGACGTCCTGACTATTACGATGAACTTTTAGAGCGAATTCGTGATATAAGGGCTTCTGAAAAGCGGTTTTATCAAAAAATAAGAGATTTGTTCGCCTTATCAAGCGACTACGATACGACAGATAAAGCAACGCAAATGTTTTTTGCCGAAACACAGAATAAATTATTGTACGCCGTTACTCAAAAAACAGCCGCCGAAATTGTGATTTCACGCGCCGATGCTTTGCAGCCCAATATGGCGCTTACAAGTTGGAAAGGCAAAATTGTACGCAAACAGGATATTTACATTGCCAAAAACTACTTGACCGAAGATGAATTGGACAGTTTGAATCGTTTGGCGATAATCTTTTTGGAAGTCGCCGAATTGCAAGCAAAAGACAGAAAAGATATTACCATGAATTTTTGGCGTGAAAATGTGGACAGCATTATTACCTTCAATAAAAAAAATTTGCTTCATGGAAAGGGAAGCGTAAGTAACGAACAAATGGGAAATATTGTTGATGATGTATATGATAATTTTAATAAAAAAAGAAAACATATTGAGCTTCAACAAGCCGATGTCGCAGATATGGAAGAATTAAAACACTGGGAAGTAAAAATTAAAACATCAAAATCAAAATGATAGAAAACTATGTTAATTTCTTGATTTCTTAAATGAAGGGCTGCGATGGTTCACGGTTTACGTAGGCTTTATAAAGAGTGAAGCGAAAAATGAGTATGAGAGTGAAAAAACGATATAAAAACGTTTACTTGAAAAACTACGTTTATTCGTTTTCCAAATAGTATTTTCTCTTCAAAACCGCAAACAAAAGGAAAGCCGATGGACGAAAAAAATAACTTCATTTACGAAATAATCCGTGAGGATCTGGCAAACGGGAAACACTCCGAAATTATTACAAGATTTCCTCCCGAACCCAACGGTTATTTGCACATCGGACACGCAAAAGCGCTTTGCGTTGATTTTGGCGCGGCGCAATATTTCGGCGGAAAATGTAATTTGCGTATGGACGATACCAATCCCGACAAAGAAGATACGGAATTTGTCGACGCTATTCAGGAAGACATAAAATGGCTTGGGTTTAACTGGAGCGGTTTCTTTTATGCGTCGGATTATTATCAGAAAATGTTTGAAGCGGCGATAGAATTGATTGAAAAAGGACTTGCGTTTGTCTGCGATTTGTCTGTCGAGCAAATAAGGCAATATCGCGGAACGCTCACACAAGCGGGTAAAGAAAGTCCGAATCGCTGTCGCGGCGTCGAAGAAAACAAAAAGTTATTTTTGGCTATGAAAAACGGTGAGTTTGAAGAAGGACGAAAGGTTCTTCGAGCCAAAATCGATATGTCGTCGCCCAACATAAATATGCGCGATCCGGTAATTTACAGAATCTTAAAAACCAAACATCACCGCACGGGCGGCGAATGGTGCGTTTATCCTATGTATGATTTTGCTCATCCGATTGAAGACGCTATGGAAAAAGTAACGCATTCGCTTTGTTCATTAGAATTTGAAGACCATCGTCCGCTGTATAACTGGGTTATTGAGAATACGACGCTTCCTGCAAAACCGCGTCAGATTGAGTTTGCGCGCTTGAATTTGACATATACGGTTATGAGCAAGCGCAAATTGCGCAAATTAGTCGAAGAAAAATTTGTCTCGGGATGGGACGACCCGCGTATGCCGACTTTGTGCGGAATGCGTAAAAGAGGCTATCCTGCGGCGGCGATTCGCGATTTTACCGACAGAATCGGACTTGCAAAGCGCGACAGCGTCGTGGATTTTGCGTTGCTTGAATACTGCGTTCGCGAAAATCTCAACAAATCGGCGATTCGGCTTATGGGCGTTTTAGACCCGATTAAAGTAATTATCGAAAATTATCCCGAAGGAAAAATCGAATATTTGGACGCTATAAACAATCCTGAAGACGAAAATGCGGGTGTTCGCAAAGTTGCGTTTTCACGTGAAATTTATATTGAGCGCGAGGATTTTATGGAAGACGCGCCCAAAAAATTTTATCGACTGACACTGAATTCGGAAGTACGGCTGCGTTATGCGTATTTTATTAAATGTACGAAAGTTGTAAAAAATGAAAACGGCGATATTGTTGAATTGCGGGCGGCTTACGATCCTGCGACTAAAGGCGGAGACGCGCCGGACGGACGAAAAGTAAAATCTACTATTCATTGGGTAAACGTTGAGACGTCAAAAACTGCGACGATAAACCTTTACGACCAGTTATTTATCAAAGAAAATCCCGAAGACGGACAGGACGGACAGGATTTTACGGCAAATATAAATCCGGATTCTCTTAAAGTAATCACAAACGCGAAAGTCGAGTCGGCGGCGCAAGATTTGAGCGGAAACGCGGCGTTTCAGTTTGAACGAAAGGGCTATTTTGTGCGCGATGTTTCGGCGAAAAACGACGAATTGGTATTTAACAGAACGGCTACGTTGAAAGACGCCTGGGTGAAAACGCTCAAAAGCGAAGGGGAAAATCTCGGTACCAGCCGTTGATATTTTCGGCGCAAAATTGGAAGTGAAACGGAGTTTCTTTTTGAACGCGGATTTCTATTTCGACGATATCGCCTTGTGAAACTCCCGACAAAAGAGAAAAATTCGTCCATTTTTCCGATTTGAAATCTAAATATTTCGCTTGACTTGTAATTTCTTTTGTCGCAGGTGAAACATAATTCCATTTATTTTTATTTTCTGCGGTTTTTATATGGCTTCGTATCGAAAAATTTCCAAATCCGCGAACAGCCATCTCAAGATTCTTGTAGTCTTTATCGGCAATCGCAATAATTTTTGCAACCGTCGCCGTAGAAGTAATTTTCTTTCCGTTCAATTCGTAAATCGCAAAGTTCTCGGGAGTATTTTGTACGAATTTTAATTCGGCAATCGCGTGTGTCGTTATCCAGCCGTTTAAGCCGATTTCGTTAGTGAATTTCGGATTTTGCAAAACTTTTTCGTTTGTAATTTTTGCGGCTACGGGCAAATGATCGGAATATCCGCTGTTGTAATGAATTCCCGATTCTCGATTGTATTGCCAATTGTAAGGCTTCCCGCCTTTGATAATTTCGGGAATCAAAAAATGCGAAAAACTTCCCCAGACATAACGCCAGCCAATCGTGTCGGTCATGTTTTGCGGGAACAAAATGTGATCAAGCGAATTTTTGTTTCCCTTGAAAATATAACTCCATCTTTCGTCTGAAGCGACTTCTATCCAAGGGTCAAAATGTTCGTTTGCGTTGAGCGGCGCAAGAGAAATTTCCGGTTTTTCGCCGATATTGTTACGAAACGTTTTAAGGATATGATTTATGCCGGTTTTCCCGTTTGAATCGTCTAGTTCCTGCGATAAAGTTTTTGCAAATTCGTCAAAATCGCTGTTAAAATCGCCGGCAATGTAATATTCATATTTTTCGGCGAGCGAATCAATGGCTGTTTTGCATACGTTTGTCGCTTTAATCCGTTCTGATTCGCAGTGCCCTTTGGACGGGAAATGTACTGAAAAAACCGAAATCGTATCTTTATCGACGGCGATGTCGCAGCGCATGACCGGACGCAAGTTTACAACGGAATACCGATATGTGTTTACAATCGGATATTTGGACAAAAGCCCGATTCCTACAGCCTGGTTCGGATTTTTTACAAAAGCGCCGTGCAAATATTTAACGCCGTCTTTTTTCAACTGTGTTTTCAGTTCGTTAATAACCGTTTGGCTTTCAACTTCTTGCAGCGAAATAATATCGGCGTTTATTTTTGATATAACGAAAGAAATATTTCTTAATTTGGTTTTATAAGACGTTAAATTCCATTTGCCTGGAACGTAAGCGTCGTATTCGGCGCCGTCATTGTTCAAATCGAAAAAATTCTCGACGTTGTAAGAGGCTATAGTCAGCGTTTTTGAGAGAATCGTCTTACAAATCAGCAAAGAAATTATAAATAATTTGGCGTATCTCATAGATTTCGGCTTGCCCCGTCTGTTAAAAATTTCTTTTTAAAATAATATTTGGGGAAATAATACGGAGTTTATAAAGGAAAAGGTATTTTCGTTTTTATTTTGTTTGACGACAATAAAAATAGTATATTTGTTTGCAAAATGAAAAAAGTATCTCATGAGAATTTTATGAAGAATGAATTAAAACCGAACAAAACTATTAGCGGATTTGAACGGCTTAACATAGATAAACGGGTATTGACCGCAATATTTTCTACCGGATATGCGACTCCGACAACCGTACAGCAAGAGGTTATTCCGCCTGCCGTGCAAGGACGTGACATTATCGCTTGTGCGCCTACTGGAACGGGCAAAACAGCCGCTTTTTTGATTCCTATTATTGATTTTATCGTAAAAAACCCGCAAAAAACGACTAACGGTAAAATTCGCGCTTTAATTCTTTCCCCGACAAGCGAGCTTGCGTTTCAAACGCGTGATTTTGCTTTGAAATTGTCGGATTTATTAAACATAAAGATAACCGTAATAGTTGGAAAATCGGGAATTTCTATGCAGATGCAGGAACTTAGATCGGGGACGGATATTGTAATAGCGACGCCGGGAAGAGCGTTGGAACTCGTTTTGCGAAACGAATTGCTTGCCGGTTCCGCCGAAATTTGCGTAATCGACGAAACCGATAGAATGACCGATATGGGTTTTATCGGCGACGTTTCAAAGTTGGTAGAAAAATTATCGTTTGAGTGTCAAATTATGTTTTTTTCGGCGACAGTTAATAAAATAAGCGCAAAGATAGCCGGGAAAGCGTCTCGTGAGCCGATTGTAATCGACATCACAAAAACTATAGGCAAATCGTTTGTTAAAATTCCGGAAAATATTGCGTTGAATATCGTTTATGTAGAAAAAGACAAGAAAAGGAAAACGCTTTTGTATTTGATCGACGAATTGAAGAAACAAAAAATAATTGTGTTTGTCGACTCAAAATCAATCGCCGCCGCGGTTTCAAAAGAAATAACGCAAAAGGGTTTTGAATGCGTCTGCGTCCATTCGGATAAGGCGATTGTCGAACGGAATTATTTGATTGAAAAATTTACAAAAGGAAATGTAAAAATTTTAGTCGCGACCGATATTGCCGCACGCGGATTAGATTTTCCTGACGCAAACGTTGTAATTTCTTTAAATATTGCGTCTTCTGCGACGCTTTTAGTTCACAGAATCGGAAGAACGGGACGAATGGGAAAAAGCGGAAAAGCGTTTTGCTTCTGCTGTGCGCAAGAACGTTTTAAATGGTACGAATTTATGCGGGAAATCGAATGCGAATGCGAAGTGTTTCCGTATCATCCGTTTCACAGCGAAAAAATTGAAAATATGACTATCGACGAAGCGAAAGAATTCGCCCCGAAAACTAAAAAAAGAGAAGTCGAAAATCCTGACGAAATTTTTGCAGAGAAATTTAACAAAAAGCAAAAAGAAATTGAAAACAAAGAAGCGGCGGCGATTGCTAAAAAAATCGTTAAAAGAAAAGCGCATAAAAGGTATATTGAACAA harbors:
- a CDS encoding EpsG family protein, producing MITSLIFYFGIFITSVGSAYVYAKSKNANKYIIFLIISFISAYIPAALRYDVGVDNLEYLRLFYMLNEIPAPEIKFPDILFSEYLYVSLNKVIYFFGLDAQWFIIIMAFLTYFIIFISFPKRYLHILVLILMTNLYFFSFNAVRQALSIAIVLYAVALFLEKKYIKTYILLLIAIGFHKSFLFFLPIFFSFHFIKLNKPIMIFITIVGCFLANFVFRFNYIFSFLTNSAWDTSANALFLEEYGMTLGVLLRISLIVMPLIYCVLFSSNKSDKQDKTQNILFLLFPLILIMEIYAKQIYLFVRFLSSFVAFYPLFLIYIVENKCKYKKLFISYIVIGYISVFGINIVKNHNGIIPYQTVLSK
- a CDS encoding glycosyltransferase, coding for MAELIFLYFGTKGAFPVYSFQMVSALAEKKCKTTCYISEYCENLQNWLSLQDKFPDFIKVITVKTYKNKIEYLINSLNVFNFIKIAKKIEKEEAENIYIPGISLWTPIIVLFVKNKKIITTIHDPAMHKGEKNLAIQFLYDCLIKKSDKIIVLSKKFIDEISENYGIDKKNIYHIPHANFNYYKKNTELQEKIYYKILFFGRIIAYKGLIVLLKAMEIVVARKPQIKLRIAGNGEITNEEKILIEKLKNNIEYLNKWIKDEEFSEYFQDIDASVLPYVEATQSGIIPLSYSFGKPVIATNVGALSEQIFPDTGIIVEPNDEKSLSEAILSIYYDEKHLLRMGKKSFETANEILSWEHSAELLLNILLNNKQGAIN
- a CDS encoding glycosyltransferase family 4 protein → MSKKIIFSANSLWFLYNFYGGLIKEFQKLNYEIIVVGKKDKTVPFFKDMGVLVIEIPFASKSGNPLKNLSILFSYIKIFKKTKPVSVLNFTIKANVYGAIAARLFSIPCINTQPGLGTVFMYNNFVSFVAKMMYKFTQNYPRKIFVLNNEDYDLLVNSKLVPKEKTEIIRGSGIDIEKFSPVQCRDKTEKEFRLLYIGRILKDKGIYELIEALRMLKKEEFKISCKFVGFVDADNVSAVSIGEIRNWEKEELIKYEGSTNDVRPFISDSDVVVLPSFYREGLPQSLMEASAMEKIIIATNVQGCKDVVSDGYNGYLCEAKNSKSLCEAIKKVLIMPQEKRIEMGKNGRKYVSQRFEKSIIYKNYLDLVKTF
- a CDS encoding DUF1919 domain-containing protein, whose translation is MIKQLFKEYNKKLSVFFAILKYSKLRKIGDLTIISNNCIAGFLYQKYGLKYCSPTIGLQFPQNDFVKFCSNFKHYLNCELEESIDQKQDIFKEDLGGGKVDFPVGKIDDIIIYFQHFKDFSEAKNKWEARKNRINYNKLFFVFVAYDNTSADILKEFERLPIKNKIIITNKERSTPPPPLILQYILL
- a CDS encoding virulence RhuM family protein; the protein is MIKKTNNREIIIYNTDDGKTSVSLMTRDGNVWLNQNNLAELFDTSKQNISLHIINILKEKELDINSVVKDYLTTAADGKNYNVTFYSLDMILAIGFRVRSKRGTQFRQWANRNLKEYMIKGFVMDDERFKNPDGRPDYYDELLERIRDIRASEKRFYQKIRDLFALSSDYDTTDKATQMFFAETQNKLLYAVTQKTAAEIVISRADALQPNMALTSWKGKIVRKQDIYIAKNYLTEDELDSLNRLAIIFLEVAELQAKDRKDITMNFWRENVDSIITFNKKNLLHGKGSVSNEQMGNIVDDVYDNFNKKRKHIELQQADVADMEELKHWEVKIKTSKSK
- a CDS encoding glutamine--tRNA ligase/YqeY domain fusion protein, with protein sequence MDEKNNFIYEIIREDLANGKHSEIITRFPPEPNGYLHIGHAKALCVDFGAAQYFGGKCNLRMDDTNPDKEDTEFVDAIQEDIKWLGFNWSGFFYASDYYQKMFEAAIELIEKGLAFVCDLSVEQIRQYRGTLTQAGKESPNRCRGVEENKKLFLAMKNGEFEEGRKVLRAKIDMSSPNINMRDPVIYRILKTKHHRTGGEWCVYPMYDFAHPIEDAMEKVTHSLCSLEFEDHRPLYNWVIENTTLPAKPRQIEFARLNLTYTVMSKRKLRKLVEEKFVSGWDDPRMPTLCGMRKRGYPAAAIRDFTDRIGLAKRDSVVDFALLEYCVRENLNKSAIRLMGVLDPIKVIIENYPEGKIEYLDAINNPEDENAGVRKVAFSREIYIEREDFMEDAPKKFYRLTLNSEVRLRYAYFIKCTKVVKNENGDIVELRAAYDPATKGGDAPDGRKVKSTIHWVNVETSKTATINLYDQLFIKENPEDGQDGQDFTANINPDSLKVITNAKVESAAQDLSGNAAFQFERKGYFVRDVSAKNDELVFNRTATLKDAWVKTLKSEGENLGTSR
- a CDS encoding DEAD/DEAH box helicase, producing the protein MKNELKPNKTISGFERLNIDKRVLTAIFSTGYATPTTVQQEVIPPAVQGRDIIACAPTGTGKTAAFLIPIIDFIVKNPQKTTNGKIRALILSPTSELAFQTRDFALKLSDLLNIKITVIVGKSGISMQMQELRSGTDIVIATPGRALELVLRNELLAGSAEICVIDETDRMTDMGFIGDVSKLVEKLSFECQIMFFSATVNKISAKIAGKASREPIVIDITKTIGKSFVKIPENIALNIVYVEKDKKRKTLLYLIDELKKQKIIVFVDSKSIAAAVSKEITQKGFECVCVHSDKAIVERNYLIEKFTKGNVKILVATDIAARGLDFPDANVVISLNIASSATLLVHRIGRTGRMGKSGKAFCFCCAQERFKWYEFMREIECECEVFPYHPFHSEKIENMTIDEAKEFAPKTKKREVENPDEIFAEKFNKKQKEIENKEAAAIAKKIVKRKAHKRYIEQKYGKKETGKGKHKGLANRKRKG